The Anopheles gambiae chromosome 2, idAnoGambNW_F1_1, whole genome shotgun sequence genomic sequence tgcttctctcGTCCCGTCTCTTGGCTCGCGAGCCGCTCGGCGTCGAGTGAGGTAGATGGCCACGCACTATAAGCGGCCATCTTCAAGGTTAGCACCCTTTCGACTGTACTTAGACGACATGGGGGTGATAATGGGACGACGATGGAACGTCACAGTATGTTTCGTTTAACGAGCTGTCTTAAAATGCTTCCCGGTTCCCATATAACATATGTAGGCCGTTTCAGAATAACACAATCACATTCGACAGGTGGAATATTCGTACCGCTGGAACCGTCTGCGTCTGCCGTCCATTTGCAAGTAATGATGTATATCTCGGTCTGCCGGGTACTAAACAGAATCTTAATGAACAAAAGTGCAGACAACCAAGAAATATCACCCAACATGGCGCAAAGTCTAAACATCATTACCGTCAAATGCGTTCGCTGCTTAGCGGCCCCCGGAGAGCGACAGGTTGCaggccaaaacaaaaacccctttCCCAGACAAGATGGCGGCAAACGGTGGTGCGTATGGTGAAACAAAAATGgtcacctttttttctgtatttgtTGGCTCCTTTGTTCGTACTGCTTCCTGCTTCACGGCCATCTTCTTCGAGCCGAAGTGACTTCCTCGTTCTGGAGACGCACACCTGCGCGCATGATCCGTACCTTAGCGATCGAACTCGAAGCCACCTGACGTAAGACGAAAGCGTCGCCAAGCATCATCGTTTTGCTTGCGATGTTGGATGCGGGCTTAAAGATGCGATGGAATGTTCAAAAACTGAAATACACTTTTAAATTTTGGAATTTTAATATTTCGCAAACATCGTATCACATTTgattattgctttttttatttggccCTACTCTACCCGATCGTTAAGAGCCCTTTAATGTTGGCAATGTTGCAGCACAAAGGAAAAACTTGTCGGGTCCACCCGACCCGAGCAGACCCTGCAAGGATGATTCAGCGTGCGGCCAACGTTCCGGTGTCCTTGAAAGTTCAACTGCAACCGCTCGGCAACTGGTTTTCGCCAACCCAGCCGCTGGTTTGCTGCGTGCTGGCCTCCCCGTACACGCCGAATGCCGTTGGAAAGCCCTCGCGCGGAGTTTTCGAAAGCTTCTGGCCTCGCGCACTGCTTGCGGGCAAAATCTAGCTTCCATAAACGAAAGAGGTGGCGCTGCATCCAGGTGTGCAACTGTACCCAACCGGCCCTGCGCTCGGTGCTCCGGCAagggacattttttttttcaattgttttattttcattcatccGGCAAAGATCTGCGGCTGCGATCGCCTGCGAAAGGCGGAAGTACTTTGCGCGGTGTTTATTTCGGTGCGCAGTGGATCGTCGATCACGCgtcgacacacgcacacatatgcGGCCATAAATAGAAGGACCACAAAGGGGATTGGCCTGTTTGACCAGTGCGTGATGATGTTGGTGATCATGCTGATGGTTGACGATTGCGCAGCCGATGTTCACCGCTGTTTCGAAACGTTCGATAAGCAGTGCGAGGGATATGGGGGAGGCTTACGCATGGCATTAGCATAATGTGACCTTCCAGTCCCGGAATCGCCGGGGTGGATGGGAAAATTTGTGTGACACACCGTGTGCCAGAGCGCTGTCCGGGTTGGGGCAACTGATTTTGTGTCAACCGTTGCGGTTACTCAAACTCAAACGAGGCCATTATCATCGTGTCTTTTTGAACCGGGTGTGTGGTGTTATCGCGTGGAGCTCACCGAATCGATCGACTTGGAACTCTGATGATAGACGCGATACATTGAAGTATAGTTTTACCAAAAACGCTCTCACTCTCACTTCCACTAATAAACAGCTGCACAAGAGCAACCGGTCAAACCCGGTTAATTATCAAACCGATTTTCCGTTCACCACCAACAGGCGGCGACTCAGAGAAAAACTCTATCCTAGACCTAGTTGTATCCGGGCCAAACTTTCCAGCGGCTATGCGTCATTCCTTCGCAGGTCGTTAAAATTCCACTCCGTTATATAAACGTATCACCGCACGGAGTTCATCGGAAGGATCAAAGTGTGTGATCGTCACTGCAAGTGGACCGATCTGCTCAAGCGCCTCGTCTAGCGCTCGCCCTCTGCTGCAGGCAAGCTGAATCAAGGCTAGATGTGCAATTGCAATTAGTCAGCGATGGTTTGCCACTAATCGCgatctgtgtgttttttttctctctcactgtATTTGAATTGTTGGAAAATGGGTAGAAAAAAGCATCCTCTAATGTGCACAACAATTGCCAGCAGCAGTGTGGTTGCGGTTGGATTGGAAGTAAGCCGACTGCAAAGCGCAACGAATACAATCAGGCGAAGCGAACGAACCGTTCAGCCAGTAATGAATCGCTGCCTGTATCTATACGATCTTTACACGTTTACCAGCAACAATATTGCAGTGCCGTTTGATTCAATTTGACCCGCTTTGTGCTGTCTTAATTGTAACATCTATTTCTAAACATTTTTCTACTACATGTGATTAAAATATTAACTAACCGTGTTTCTCaattttctctcttctctttagCGGCAGTGAGACGAGCGTGGCCACGATCGACGATGGAGGGACGATGTGGAGCAGACAGCAGAATGCCGTCTCCGTGCGGCATGCGTTCAAATCGTACGGCACCAAGAAGAAACCAAATCAAGTTCTATCGAATCTTAACATGACAGTAGCCAAAGGAACTATGTAAGTACACCCGTACAATGGCCGCGTGCATCGTAcatcacaacaaacacacacacacaaacgctgcTCGTTTCGATTGACCGCTTGGGGATGATGATCGCAAGCGCAAACGCTTCGTGTGCATCTTCCGTCATCCGAAACCTGTTTGTGGTACCGATGACTCATCGTGATCATGTTATGTGCAAAATTGTTATGatgctttttttggttgtgtttgcAACACACCAGACTTGTGATTGCTTTAGCTCAACGCTGGTTCCTGGTTGGCTGGACAATTTTGCAACGCTGATCATCTTGTTAATTATTTTTGCCCAGCTTCGTTCAATATGCTCATCCACATTGTCTTAACGCGGTTTCTCTTATTAAAAGCCCACCCCTAAACTCATTAGGTTTGTGCGTTTTTCGTTCGACACGGCGCGTTTCCTTATGTAATGTGAACGGTTTTGGCAACTTGCGCCTTATTTTTGGCACGGTAACAGAAAAAACAATCACGCCCATCCCGCACTCCCATTCATTATTCGATACGGCCCTCTCCCAGCGCGCACGGATGTGGAGAGCATTCCGATGCACAGCGTTTGTTACAGTGTGTGGAAATTGCCAAACGGGCGCGAGTTCGTTTGCCTTTGCGGATTAACCTTGAAGGTCAGTTCAAGTTGCTCGCCGAGTGGCTCCGCGTGTGGGATGGTGGGAAAACCCCGGGCTTAGGTTgggaagaaattaaaagtaCAACTTGCAGAAATTGTGATGATCGATCGTGCCAAACATGTGTTGCTTTAGCAGACTATCCACGGAAGTAATTACGGATCGTGTCGGCGCTTTGCCAATCATCatccactttttttttcaaaatcagTAACCTTCCTCGTTTTTCACTCCATTGCTACGACTATCTCGCACTGGCGTCCCAAATGAAAGGTAGCAATTTTACTCTCAATTTATGTTGTGTGCATCGTTTGGGTCGCACTTCAAAGCCAGCGAACCGTGTAAAAAGGTTGTCTATACTTGCACTTGCCTGCGCCGCAATCACCGTGCATGACGGGCTTTCGGTTGACCGAGaattaacctttttttgtgaatggcGTTGTTGGGCGGAGAGGAATTTGTGTTTGTTAAAGCACACTTTCCCCGTACACACCTTGCTGAGCGTCCTTGCTAGCGTGTAGCAGCACCATTCCTTCGCGGGCGGGTCGAATGTGCAAGGGTCAGTTCCGGCACAGCCGTTGACAGTCACTATTTACATCAACATGCACCAGCATCGCTCGCTATTGTGAGGCAGTATGAAATGCACCGTGGCTAATGCGCGTGGAATGCGCGACCCTTTGGCAATTGCATGATCATCGTTTGTTCGCAGAGGTAATTGATGTAATTCATGGCCAATTATACCACAGCTGAAGGGTTATGGGAGGGTTATCAAATTCTAGGTGAATATCTAGATtctttgatacaaaaaatcacTTCTTTAATGCACTTCAAAGGTTCACTAAAGAATTAATGCTCACAGCCTTTTTTCTCCTCGCAAACTTGAAAGCAGGAAAGCAATCGGTCACGGAATATGTACTTGAAAATCTTTTGTTTGTGCTTGCTTCTCTTCCACCGCCCGGTTTTATGATTTAATAACAATTGCCACGGTACGATTTGGCAGCCACACATTCACGCCATGTGCGCCCGGGCGTTTATGATGAAGCTTGAGCTCATTTCACTTATGACATGTGTGCACACATTGTCTTCGTCGATTCGTTCGAGTGGAATCATCCGACCCAGGGGGCCCGGTGTGTTTCCGTTTCCTCATATGTGTAGTGTGAAcgccccccccctctcctGAAACCAGGCAACAATCACTCGAGATTCGTTGCGTACCAGACTCGTCCTTGGACGGAACTAGCTTCCGGAGCATTGTTCGATGAGCTGAGCACCCGAAGACACGTTTCAGCAGTAAAGCTGAGCATGCTGAAGTTGTTTGCGGGGtttcaaatacaaaaaaaaagttatttgaaACTTTAAACGTCAAGGTGGCTGAAGGGATcccttttttcgttgttgttgttattgttgggAAGGTCACGGCAAGGACGCATCACCATACGGGACAGGTTAACTCGCACGGCTTATCAGCAACGCGAAGTAGGCATgagacataaaaaaaaatcaccgcAGACACATAACCGAACAATAAGTAAGCAATATGTATGGCAAGACCGCTTCATTTGTGcaattaaaagaaaagaacaataAGTCATGGGCAAAGCCAAACTTTGTCGGCCATATCAAACGACTCGCCATCGCCAGACAATACATTTCAATGCCGGCCCGAACTGACAACGACAAAGACACATTCTTGCCCGTCCAGCCCGAAGGGTTGATGGCCATCCAGAAGCTGCAGCAGAGCTCCCTTCCGGTGAGTTTGGTCGCTTGATCGCGCCCATCGCCCCATCTCGGGACGAGTGCAAGTCCATTAGATGCACATCTCGACCGGATCGGTACAACGGCGGCACAACTTTTATTTGCACAACCCTCACGGCTAAAGCGCTTTATTACACTCGAAGCGTCAGGGAATGTGTGTCCGATTCCACCGTTCACCATTGCGCTTGCGAAGATTCCACCTTCCACATCCACGATGGCCagaatgattatttattttgtagcCCTAAGCAGTCGCACGGAGGCCATCTCCAACGCAAATGGATATCCTCCAGTGGGGTTGGAGTTGGAGGTGTCCAACGGCGCACATAAATCGTTGGCACGTGATCGGAATGGAATCGCGGGCGTACGGAATAGAACGCGCTCATTTGGTACGCGCTCGTATTCGTGGATCGATCAGTTGGCGtgctcgttgttgttgttaagcTGCCTGTGATGTGCGTTGTGCTTCTTGTGCCAAACTGGTGCCTGAAGGTGCTTTAGCACGACACTTTATGCAAACAATTAGCTCCGCTTTACGACGGGACCAGTTGCCGGTGGAATCTAACTAATCAACAAATCGAGCGTTGACGTGTCGTTGTTAAAAATAGCTTCGCTTTTATTAAACCTCTTCTTTTGCACACACTTTTTCTTCCCAACCCATCCAGTTATGGACTTTTAGGAGCATCCGGTTGCGGTAAAACGACACTTCTATCGTGCATAGTAGGACGAAAGCGACTAAACTCAGGAGAAATATGGGTCCTCGGTGGAAAGCCGGGAACAAAGGGTAAGTAGTGGCATCAGCAAGAGTCGTTTCATTCGGAACTTTCCCCAACTTACCAATTCTTGCTCTCCTCATCCAAAGGATCCGGTGTCCCTGGAGCCCGCGTAGGATACATGCCGCAGGAGATTGCTCTGTACGGTGAATTCTCGATCCGCGAAACGATGATGTACTTCGGCTGGATCTTTGGCATGCACACGTCCGAGATCGTCGAGCGATTACAGTTTCTGCTCAACTTTCTCGATCTGCCATCAGAGTCTCGGTTGGTGAAGAATTTGAGGTAGGTAGACTGACATAGTGTGGCGCGCATAAGAGCAGAGCCCTGTAATCTAACCTgtctgcgtgtttgtgtgcggttcTTTTCCTTCCCAAAGTGGTGGCCAACAGCGTCGCGTATCGTTCGCCGTGGCCCTGATGCACGACCCGGAGCTGCTCATTCTCGACGAACCGACCGTCGGTGTGGATCCACTACTTAGACAAAGTATATGGAATCATCTGGTACACATCACCAAGGCCGGCCAGAAAACCGTCATCATTACGACGCACTACATCGAGGAAGCCCGACAAGCACACACGGTAAGGAGTGGTGATCTTTGACCTCAACGGCTTCGCTATGTGGCTTCGACTGTGTTGTGGACGATCAATTCTTCAATCGCAACATCTTCTCTTTTTCAGATCGGTCTGATGCGATCGGGTCGACTGCTGGCGGAAGAGTCACCGAGCTGCCTGCTGTCGATGTATCGCTGCAGCAGCCTAGAGGATGTCTTCCTGAAGCTGTCACGCAAACAGGGCCAAGCCAATGTGGCACCAGCTGAGCTGAACATCAGGTAAGTcatcagtgtgtgtttgttaggTCTTGCAGTAATTTAACCTAATCGAATGTTTCCTATCGTACAGCAACAACATATCACTGTCGGCACTGGCATTCGGCAACAAAAAGGACAACCCAGTCTACGTCAGCCAGGAAAGTGGTGTCGTCGGACTTAACTTCCACCAGAGCAAGGAGGTGCTCATCAGTGACAGTAACGGATCCACCATTGCTGTAAGTACACTCACTCTATCTTGCTCTTGTAGGATGTTTGGTTTCCTGTAACTTATCAACCAACGATCTCTCCTTTCTCATACAGATCAATGGACTCAATGGATCTGCTCCCGGTGCGATCAGTCAAGCGGTCGAGTGCGATAACTGCACCGAATGTTCGGGTTGTTCCAACGTAAGTCGTACATTAACTCGCAACGCGCACCTAAACTGGttaattatttgtattttccCCCATCGTTTTTCTCATCCCGGAACTTCTCCCTCCCCCCAACCACCAAAGTTTACGTCGAAAGGAAAGATTCGTGCGCTGCTGGTGAAGAACTTCCTGCGCATGTGGCGAAACGTGGGCGTGATGCTGTTCATCTTCGCCCTGCCCGTCATGCAGGTGATCCTGTTCTGTCTGGCGATCGGGCGTGATCCTACCAACCTGAAAATGGCCATCGTTAACGGTGAAATGAACTCGACCATCGGGGCGGACTGTGCGTTCGATCCGGGGTGCAGCTTTACCAACCTATCCTGTCGCTACCTGAGCCACCTCAACACGACGATCGTGAAGGaatactactcggacctggaCTCGGCGCTCGGTGCGGTGCGGGACGGCAACGCTTGGGGCGCACTGTACTTTACGGACAACTTTACCGATGCACTTGTGGCGCGTATCGCTCTCGGTAGGTCTCGACGAGAAGGGCGTCAAGTAGGGGAAGGATTTTCTGCACTGTACTAACTGGATTTGTTTTTACAGGACGCGATGCTGACGACGAGACGCTGGACCAGTCGGAAATTCGCGTGTGGCTCGACATGTCCAACCAGCAGATCGGCATCATGCTGAACCGCGACCTGCAGGTCGCGTATCGGGAGTTTGCCCAGCAGCTGCTGCGAGTGTGCGACAACAATCCGAAGCTTGGCGATGTTCCGATCCAGTTCAAGGCTCCGATCTACGGTACCAACGATCCGTCGTTCACTGATTTCGTCGCACCAGGAGTCATTTTGACGTAAGTGTTTCTGCCCCATCCGGATGCACCCGGAAGTGGGCAATCGCCGTGTATGCTTAACGTAACCACCCGATCCCGCTCTCTTTCCACAGTATCGTGTTCTTCCTGGCCGTGGCACTGACGTCCTCCGCGCTGATCATCGAGCGTACCGAGGGTTTGCTGGATCGATCGTGGGTTGCCGGTGTGACGCCGAGCGAAATCCTGTTCTCGCACGTCATCACCCAGTTCGTGGTGATGTGCGGCCAGACCGCGCTCGTGCTGATCTTCATGATCGTGGTGTTCGGCGTGACGAACAACGGCGAGATCGGCTGGATCGTGGTGCTGACCATCCTGCAGGGTCTGTGCGGTATGTGCTTCGGGTTCGTCATTTCGGCCATCTGCGAGCTGGAGCGCAACGCCATCCAGCTCGCCCTCGGGTCGTTCTACCcgacgctgctgctgtccggcGTGATCTGGCCGATCGAGGGCATGCCGCTCGTGCTGCGGTACGTTTCGCTCTGCCTGCCACTGACGCTGGCCACCACGTCCCTCCGCTCGATACTGGCCCGCGGCTGGAGCATAATGGAGCCGGACGTGTATATGGGCTTCGTTTCGACGATCGCCTGGATTGCGCTGTTCCTCGTCATCACGATGCTGGTGCTGAAGTTCAAGCGCGGCTAAGCGGCGCGATGCAAGCGACGAGCGCGTGCAACGTTTCCGTTTGCACCTGCCGTTTGCAgcggggtttttgttttagcgtGTGCTACGGAGGGAGCAAACCCGACAGTCCCGATCGATATGGATGGTCAGCATCCGAACGATCAAACGATCGTGGGATGTGCGTGAAAtagagaggaagaagaaaaaaactaccAGAAAGCATCACCGAGCATGAATTACAGGGTGGTGcttttaaaaacaacacacaaacacaaacacacaatttgAATTTGCTCAATTGTACGTATTGGACTTTCATACTGTTACCCTCTGTTTTTTTAGTTAATCGTTTTTCACACTAGCGCTTTACTACTGGTATCGCTTTGGTCCCTTCCTACacccacacaacaacaaacaaacaaacacacacatactattGTTTAGTGAGAATTTCCAGCTACCTCTGGTTGCGATCGCTCGCACGAGTGGGGTGGGAACTGGAATATTCTAATGGGTGTGCGGTGCCGGCACGCTGTCTATTGGCTGCCGGCCACCCCACCCCTTATGTAAGACATAATCGAATATCGGTATATAAAGAAGTATATTTGCGATCCGGTCGGCGTGGGATGCGTGGGATTTTGAGTGATCGTGATCTACACTACACTAGCTGGGATGCATGGGAACTGCGCGTGTATGGGTAatatgtatgcatgtgtgtgcgtgaaccGGGCGGGCGTATAAACATGGAGATTGAGAAACCGTGTTCGTGTGGCTATTAATATTGTATGAGTAAATAGGGTGGGGGTTTAGTTTTTGAGGCGAAAATTCGGGATAACGTGACAAGTACACagatacaacaacaaaaacagcaaacaaacaaacaaacaagcaaacaagacAAGCTAATAAAGCAACGAACAaagcaatagcaacaaaaaaaggaaacaacgaAACATTATACACGAACGCGTCAATGTGAACTGTGATTGTAAAGCAATGAGCAAAAgctatatattttttcttattataATATGTATCATCATACCAGAGTATTTTGTATTAATCTTATATGGTGTAAAATGGAAGATATCCCAAAACGATCGgtttacacacaaacacacacacacacacactggcaaaCACTCACAAATACGCAACagatacaaacacatacacacatttgaTAGTTTGTCCGTTTTTTCTGTCAAacttttggaaaactttgttTTCCACGGGGGGTTTTCACCTTATCTCGAAGAGGTGGTagaaaaagtaaagaaaaggCCTTCAACTCAAACCAACTCATTGCATACTTTTGAACAAATTTATGTGAAATTTATGTTTCCGAATAGTAGACCACACGGGTGAATGTGTTTGTATACTTTGCGCTGGGAGTTGTGCGTGCCGTCTATATTAATTCCCGTTTCTATATATTAAATCGGTCTTGCACACTTCCTCCCCTTTTCTTTTGGCCCCGATCGATCGTAAGCAAAGCAATAAATTTAAACGATTTTCCCAATTTCCGGTACGTGAGCTACGGTACGGTGGCTTGAGAATTGAGTTGCCAAGCAAAAACCATATGCCGTTGGCAAATGCAATGACGACACCCTTCCCGGCAGGGTGGCTTGGCGTGTACATTTGGGCGTAGGGTAACAAAGTAGGAAAGAAGGCACCCGGGGAAATGTAGCttctttttccatttcttttatattaatattaaatgcATATGAGCGATGCTTCGCCCTGCGGCTGCTGCCCGAGATTCTTACCTTATCGAAAGGACGGCTCTGCGGTGGTCGCAGGTCGCGAACAACTTTGTGAGGGCAACATAACAACAGCGCATATATCTTATGTAATACATTTACGTATGGGTGGGACAATTAAAATGGAACAAGGAAATctacacaaacatacacacacaacacttacACGGAGACACAAATAAAACACGAACAACGAACTAATATTAAATATACACTTTTTTCTAGTACCAGGTTTCTTATCCATCCTGTGTTGGACTTACGTGCTCTTATCTATACTGTTAAGAGTAGACTTGACTTCGCTGACGGCGTGTATGACAGacaagatttaaaaaaaaatacacacaataACGATATACCAATTGGGTGggttagaagaagaaaacaatataTCGACGCAGCGAACAGGTCTATACAAATTGGGGCGGTACGCGTTGTTTTTGAAGTAACGTAAGAATCGTAAGGAGCAACAGCAATAGAAGCAACACCGCCCACCGGTCCCGGTGGTGTTCAACTGTATCtgtggaggaaaaaaatgaatgtcaataataat encodes the following:
- the LOC1274354 gene encoding ABC transporter G family member 23 isoform X2 — encoded protein: MLITGSETSVATIDDGGTMWSRQQNAVSVRHAFKSYGTKKKPNQVLSNLNMTVAKGTIYGLLGASGCGKTTLLSCIVGRKRLNSGEIWVLGGKPGTKGSGVPGARVGYMPQEIALYGEFSIRETMMYFGWIFGMHTSEIVERLQFLLNFLDLPSESRLVKNLSGGQQRRVSFAVALMHDPELLILDEPTVGVDPLLRQSIWNHLVHITKAGQKTVIITTHYIEEARQAHTIGLMRSGRLLAEESPSCLLSMYRCSSLEDVFLKLSRKQGQANVAPAELNISNNISLSALAFGNKKDNPVYVSQESGVVGLNFHQSKEVLISDSNGSTIAINGLNGSAPGAISQAVECDNCTECSGCSNFTSKGKIRALLVKNFLRMWRNVGVMLFIFALPVMQVILFCLAIGRDPTNLKMAIVNGEMNSTIGADCAFDPGCSFTNLSCRYLSHLNTTIVKEYYSDLDSALGAVRDGNAWGALYFTDNFTDALVARIALGRDADDETLDQSEIRVWLDMSNQQIGIMLNRDLQVAYREFAQQLLRVCDNNPKLGDVPIQFKAPIYGTNDPSFTDFVAPGVILTIVFFLAVALTSSALIIERTEGLLDRSWVAGVTPSEILFSHVITQFVVMCGQTALVLIFMIVVFGVTNNGEIGWIVVLTILQGLCGMCFGFVISAICELERNAIQLALGSFYPTLLLSGVIWPIEGMPLVLRYVSLCLPLTLATTSLRSILARGWSIMEPDVYMGFVSTIAWIALFLVITMLVLKFKRG
- the LOC1274354 gene encoding ABC transporter G family member 23 isoform X1 translates to MATATQQPADTAAPTQPPGTQPQQAEEGLGAIRPNLDKRRIQRMFSWTADSPAVTGSETSVATIDDGGTMWSRQQNAVSVRHAFKSYGTKKKPNQVLSNLNMTVAKGTIYGLLGASGCGKTTLLSCIVGRKRLNSGEIWVLGGKPGTKGSGVPGARVGYMPQEIALYGEFSIRETMMYFGWIFGMHTSEIVERLQFLLNFLDLPSESRLVKNLSGGQQRRVSFAVALMHDPELLILDEPTVGVDPLLRQSIWNHLVHITKAGQKTVIITTHYIEEARQAHTIGLMRSGRLLAEESPSCLLSMYRCSSLEDVFLKLSRKQGQANVAPAELNISNNISLSALAFGNKKDNPVYVSQESGVVGLNFHQSKEVLISDSNGSTIAINGLNGSAPGAISQAVECDNCTECSGCSNFTSKGKIRALLVKNFLRMWRNVGVMLFIFALPVMQVILFCLAIGRDPTNLKMAIVNGEMNSTIGADCAFDPGCSFTNLSCRYLSHLNTTIVKEYYSDLDSALGAVRDGNAWGALYFTDNFTDALVARIALGRDADDETLDQSEIRVWLDMSNQQIGIMLNRDLQVAYREFAQQLLRVCDNNPKLGDVPIQFKAPIYGTNDPSFTDFVAPGVILTIVFFLAVALTSSALIIERTEGLLDRSWVAGVTPSEILFSHVITQFVVMCGQTALVLIFMIVVFGVTNNGEIGWIVVLTILQGLCGMCFGFVISAICELERNAIQLALGSFYPTLLLSGVIWPIEGMPLVLRYVSLCLPLTLATTSLRSILARGWSIMEPDVYMGFVSTIAWIALFLVITMLVLKFKRG